In one Steroidobacteraceae bacterium genomic region, the following are encoded:
- a CDS encoding c-type cytochrome: protein MRTIYPALILTILGALTANTVHSVEPAPNDNDAALRRGKLLFITQCRACHRTDSIADEHKIGPHLAAIIDRKAATVPGYNYSAGLRAADWNWTMEKLDAWLQHPSEVVPGTTMTFMGIPGADDRQSLLLYLERETRPQTTARE from the coding sequence ATGCGAACCATCTACCCGGCATTGATATTGACCATCCTTGGAGCCTTGACCGCAAACACGGTCCACAGTGTCGAGCCTGCCCCGAATGACAACGACGCAGCGCTGCGCCGAGGCAAATTGCTCTTCATCACCCAATGCCGCGCCTGCCACCGCACCGACTCGATCGCCGATGAGCACAAGATCGGACCTCATCTCGCTGCGATCATCGATCGCAAAGCAGCCACCGTCCCTGGCTATAACTATTCGGCCGGACTTCGTGCGGCGGACTGGAATTGGACCATGGAAAAACTGGATGCATGGCTTCAGCATCCCTCCGAAGTCGTTCCCGGCACGACCATGACCTTCATGGGCATTCCGGGCGCAGATGACAGGCAGTCGCTGCTTTTGTATCTCGAGCGCGAAACCCGGCCGCAGACGACAGCGCGGGAGTAG
- a CDS encoding alpha/beta hydrolase — protein sequence MPVHSRRKWVLLSLLALACACALVVGNFIAARRSAAPSDYETLRSQYGHGSRQIVVAGVRVNYRDDGDGPVLVLLHGSFGSLRMFDDVTAELDDRFRIIRYDQPPSGLSGAVPEGFALSPEQFLADFLDALHVDKAALLGTSSGGIIGYRFAATYPQRTTALVLSNVPPSAPVDNNAARQRLPLLLRWSIATCMQSRPWSRTCWQDFLRAHFERRERVTPALVDEYFDLNRRPGATQFTSMTAIMKSDAEVRRFLAAVSAPTLILWGARDPVLPRATAELLAARVGSDSKRVVYLDDVSHYPPLEAPHEVAGATREFLEAVPAIRLEQVARQLAATASR from the coding sequence GTGCCAGTTCATAGTCGAAGGAAATGGGTCCTGCTGTCGCTCCTCGCGCTGGCTTGCGCCTGCGCCCTGGTCGTCGGCAATTTCATTGCCGCACGCCGCAGCGCAGCGCCGAGCGACTACGAAACTTTGCGCAGCCAGTACGGCCATGGTTCCCGACAGATCGTCGTAGCCGGCGTCCGGGTGAATTATCGCGACGACGGCGACGGCCCGGTGCTGGTGCTGTTGCACGGTTCGTTTGGCAGCCTGCGCATGTTCGATGATGTGACGGCCGAGCTAGATGATCGGTTCCGCATTATTCGATATGACCAGCCGCCATCAGGACTGTCGGGCGCCGTACCTGAAGGCTTCGCGTTGAGTCCCGAACAATTCCTTGCCGATTTTCTCGATGCCTTGCACGTCGACAAGGCAGCGCTGCTGGGCACTTCGAGCGGCGGCATCATTGGCTATCGATTCGCGGCGACCTATCCGCAGCGAACGACAGCGCTGGTGCTCTCGAATGTCCCGCCGTCTGCACCCGTTGACAACAATGCGGCACGACAGCGCCTGCCGCTCCTGCTGCGCTGGTCCATCGCAACCTGCATGCAATCACGACCCTGGTCGCGCACTTGTTGGCAGGACTTTCTGCGGGCGCACTTCGAACGCCGGGAGCGCGTGACACCCGCGTTGGTGGATGAGTACTTCGACCTCAATCGTCGCCCCGGCGCCACGCAGTTCACTAGCATGACGGCGATCATGAAAAGCGATGCCGAAGTCAGGCGATTCCTGGCCGCCGTCAGCGCACCGACGCTGATCCTCTGGGGCGCCCGCGATCCGGTATTGCCGCGTGCCACGGCCGAATTGCTGGCGGCGCGCGTCGGTTCGGACAGCAAGCGAGTCGTCTATCTCGATGACGTCAGTCACTATCCGCCACTCGAGGCCCCGCACGAGGTGGCCGGCGCCACCCGCGAGTTTCTCGAAGCTGTCCCGGCTATCCGTCTCGAACAGGTCGCCCGCCAGTTGGCCGCGACCGCGTCCCGCTAA
- a CDS encoding MFS transporter: protein MTGQGSPKKIRLAFVLASLTHSAGMNIVTVLALRYFTDNLAMAASVAGLLFAVVKIYDGILDPLLGAASDRTRSPIGRRLPYLLIGSVLMAITVVLLFAAPSSLSGPGLWLYVALILVVHASAYTALTIPGMAMVVEVTNDYHERSTLMSYRVIGNTVGLLVGSTLPTWLLAHWGADRSGHIKVAVVVATVVALAGVAATVMLLNAPRTTMQDKDRLRLRDFGRQLRLAWQNQPFRMLALAHIFVLIGTATTSVTNAYFSRYVLQRTDNWLGNYYLLATIGVFASMPLWLRAARRAGKKRCYAVAMLGFGLAHLTWLSAGAGEAYALLVARALVTGVFSAGLILFAYSMLSDAIRFDYIQTGLRREGAFAGITSLLDKISAAAGIAGVGILMSAMGYVESRSGGLQAQSDSAIQAIYIGFAVIPAIAMLISLLAIVRYRLNAEDLLESRRSEADRLDDDLNQSHVAADRASS from the coding sequence ATGACAGGGCAAGGATCGCCGAAGAAGATCCGTCTTGCATTCGTGCTGGCGTCGCTGACGCACTCCGCCGGGATGAATATCGTGACTGTCCTCGCGCTACGGTACTTCACGGACAATCTCGCAATGGCGGCATCCGTCGCAGGCCTGCTTTTTGCCGTCGTCAAGATCTACGACGGCATACTCGATCCCCTGCTCGGCGCTGCAAGCGACCGTACCCGCTCGCCGATCGGACGACGACTGCCCTACCTGCTGATCGGCAGCGTGTTGATGGCGATCACCGTGGTGCTGCTCTTCGCCGCACCCAGTTCGCTGTCAGGCCCCGGACTTTGGCTCTACGTTGCGCTGATATTGGTCGTACATGCTTCTGCCTACACAGCCCTGACGATTCCGGGCATGGCCATGGTGGTTGAAGTCACCAATGACTATCACGAGCGCTCGACGTTGATGTCCTATCGTGTGATTGGCAACACCGTCGGTCTGCTGGTCGGCTCGACGCTGCCCACCTGGCTGCTGGCCCACTGGGGCGCAGATCGATCGGGTCATATCAAGGTCGCGGTCGTTGTTGCCACGGTCGTTGCCCTGGCTGGCGTAGCTGCAACGGTCATGCTGCTCAACGCACCACGCACGACGATGCAGGACAAGGACCGGCTGCGCCTCCGGGATTTCGGGCGGCAATTGCGGCTTGCCTGGCAGAACCAGCCATTCCGAATGCTGGCACTCGCCCATATATTCGTATTGATAGGCACCGCAACGACCTCGGTGACGAATGCCTATTTCTCGCGTTACGTTCTCCAGCGCACCGACAACTGGCTGGGGAACTACTATCTGCTCGCAACCATCGGCGTATTCGCGTCGATGCCGCTTTGGCTGCGCGCCGCGCGCCGCGCCGGCAAGAAGCGTTGCTATGCGGTCGCGATGCTCGGGTTCGGTCTTGCCCATTTGACGTGGCTGAGCGCCGGAGCAGGCGAGGCGTATGCGCTGCTGGTTGCGCGAGCGCTAGTTACCGGCGTCTTTTCGGCCGGATTGATCCTGTTCGCCTATTCCATGCTTTCAGATGCCATTCGTTTCGACTATATACAGACCGGTCTGCGCCGCGAAGGCGCTTTTGCGGGCATCACGAGCCTGCTGGACAAGATATCCGCCGCCGCCGGCATCGCTGGCGTTGGCATCCTGATGAGTGCCATGGGCTATGTCGAGTCCAGATCCGGTGGGCTGCAGGCACAATCGGACAGTGCGATCCAGGCCATCTACATTGGGTTCGCGGTCATCCCGGCGATTGCCATGCTGATCAGCCTGCTGGCCATCGTGAGGTATCGCCTCAACGCCGAAGACCTGCTCGAATCGCGCCGCTCCGAAGCCGACAGGCTCGACGATGACCTGAATCAATCGCACGTGGCAGCTGACCGTGCCAGTTCATAG